From Quercus lobata isolate SW786 chromosome 1, ValleyOak3.0 Primary Assembly, whole genome shotgun sequence, one genomic window encodes:
- the LOC115985559 gene encoding tropinone reductase homolog At1g07440-like isoform X2 — protein MAQPDNSRWSLQGMTALVTGGSKGIGHAIVEELAGFGAIVHTCSRNEVDLNECLCEWRKKGLQVTGSVCDVSSRAERENLISTAFNLFNGKLNILINNVGTNKTKPTLEYTAQDFSFIMATNFESAFHLSQLAHPLLKASSAGSIVFVSSVCGVVSVSVGSIYGASKV, from the exons ATGGCTCAGCCCGATAACAGTAGATGGTCTCTTCAGGGCATGACCGCTCTTGTTACCGGTGGAAGCAAAGGAATAGG GCATGCTATTGTGGAGGAACTAGCAGGTTTTGGAGCAATTGTGCATACATGCTCTCGAAACGAAGTCGACCTTAATGAGTGTTTATGTGAATGGAGAAAGAAGGGTCTCCAAGTCACTGGCTCAGTGTGCGATGTATCCTCTAGAGCTGAAAGAGAGAATCTAATTAGCACTGCCTTTAATCTCTTTAATGGGAAACTTAACATCCTT ATAAACAATGTGGggacaaacaaaacaaaaccgaCCTTGGAGTATACGGCCCAAGATTTCTCATTTATCATGGCGACAAATTTTGAATCAGCTTTTCACTTGAGCCAACTTGCCCATCCTCTATTGAAAGCTTCGTCGGCAGGAAGCATTGTCTTTGTGTCTTCAGTTTGTGGGGTCGTATCAGTCAGTGTGGGCTCCATATACGGAGCAAGTAAAG TATAG
- the LOC115985559 gene encoding tropinone reductase homolog At5g06060-like isoform X1, producing MAQPDNSRWSLQGMTALVTGGSKGIGHAIVEELAGFGAIVHTCSRNEVDLNECLCEWRKKGLQVTGSVCDVSSRAERENLISTAFNLFNGKLNILINNVGTNKTKPTLEYTAQDFSFIMATNFESAFHLSQLAHPLLKASSAGSIVFVSSVCGVVSVSVGSIYGASKGAMNQLTKNLACEWAKDNIRTNCVAPWYINTPLVQPYRDDENFFNAVISRTPMGRVGEPKEVSSLVAFLCLPAASYMTGQTICVDGGTTVNGFMFP from the exons ATGGCTCAGCCCGATAACAGTAGATGGTCTCTTCAGGGCATGACCGCTCTTGTTACCGGTGGAAGCAAAGGAATAGG GCATGCTATTGTGGAGGAACTAGCAGGTTTTGGAGCAATTGTGCATACATGCTCTCGAAACGAAGTCGACCTTAATGAGTGTTTATGTGAATGGAGAAAGAAGGGTCTCCAAGTCACTGGCTCAGTGTGCGATGTATCCTCTAGAGCTGAAAGAGAGAATCTAATTAGCACTGCCTTTAATCTCTTTAATGGGAAACTTAACATCCTT ATAAACAATGTGGggacaaacaaaacaaaaccgaCCTTGGAGTATACGGCCCAAGATTTCTCATTTATCATGGCGACAAATTTTGAATCAGCTTTTCACTTGAGCCAACTTGCCCATCCTCTATTGAAAGCTTCGTCGGCAGGAAGCATTGTCTTTGTGTCTTCAGTTTGTGGGGTCGTATCAGTCAGTGTGGGCTCCATATACGGAGCAAGTAAAG GGGCAATGAATCAGCTGACTAAAAATTTGGCATGCGAGTGGGCAAAAGATAATATAAGGACCAATTGTGTTGCCCCTTGGTACATCAACACCCCTTTAGTCCAACCT TATAGGGATGATGAAAACTTTTTCAATGCTGTTATCTCTCGAACACCTATGGGACGCGTTGGAGAGCCCAAAGAGGTGTCTTCCTTGGTAGCATTCCTATGCCTACCGGCGGCCTCGTACATGACCGGGCAGACTATATGCGTTGATGGAGGTACGACGGTGAATGGCTTCATGTTCCCATAA